In a single window of the Centropristis striata isolate RG_2023a ecotype Rhode Island chromosome 18, C.striata_1.0, whole genome shotgun sequence genome:
- the pla2g7 gene encoding platelet-activating factor acetylhydrolase isoform X1, with the protein MLSHGGLVQVLVKRIYKWVRTDQRRYTLGFFAMGNTCSNHLGIPPAKGPNAVGCTDFMMDHTVKGTFFRLYYPCQETENGEKPDWVPCKEYFNGLADFMKINRSLSERIFNHLFGSFKIPAYLNAPFKSNEKCPVVIFSHGLGAFRTLYSAICAELASQGFIVASVEHRDESASATFYFREKTESEKNKNVTKTSAPAQDNLVKEWMYYRSLQHGESEFPLRNKQVKQRADECILALDKLFEINSGIPVENVLQTQFDWTTLENSMDLCRIAAVGHSFGGATVVEALCKEVKFKCGVALDAWMFPLDDEIFPRVKQPIFFINSEKFQWAGNISRMKKLDSAVIQRKMITIRGTVHQSFPDFTFLTGNWIGKLMKLKGEIDPEIAIDLSNKATLAFLQRHLGLQKNFNQWDPLIDGQDENLIQGTNVTVLQSAI; encoded by the exons ATGTTATCTCATGGAGGACTTGTACAGGTATTAGTCAAGAGGATATACAAGTGGGTAAGGACAG ACCAGAGGAGGTACACACTCGGTTTCTTCGCCATGGGAAACACCTGCAGCAATCATCTTGGGATCCCTCCAGCCAAGGGCCCTAATGCTGTGGGATGCACTGACTTCATGATGGACCATACTGTAAAG GGCACATTCTTCCGGCTCTACTATCCTTgtcaagagactgaaaatggcGAAAAACCAGACTGGGTACCATGCAAGGAGTATTTTAATGGTCTGGCAGACTTCATGAAAATCAACAGGAGTCTCAGTGAAAGGATTTTCAACCACCTCTTTG GGTCCTTTAAGATTCCAGCCTACTTGAATGCTCCATTTAAATCCAATGAAAAATGTCCTGTGGTTATCTTCTCCCATGGCCTCGGAGCTTTTAG GACTTTGTATTCAGCTATATGTGCAGAACTGGCCTCTCAGGGCTTCATTGTGGCGTCTGTGGAACACag AGACGAGTCAGCCTCAGCTACGTTTTATTTTCGTGAGAAGACTGAGTCAGAGAAGAACAAGAATGTGACTAAAACATCTGCCCCTGCCCAAGACAACTTGGTGAAAGAGTGGATGTACTACAGAAGTCTGCAGCACGGAGAGAGTGAATTCCCCCTCAGAAATAAACAG GTGAAACAGAGAGCAGATGAATGCATCCTGGCTCTGGATAAACTCTTCGAAATCAACTCAGGGATACCAGTGGAAAATGTTTTGCAAACACAGTTCGACTGGACGACGTTGGAG AACTCCATGGATCTGTGCAGGATAGCAGCAGTGGGGCATTCCTTTGGAGGAGCAACTGTTGTTGAAGCTCTGTGCAAAGAGGTCAAATTCAA GTGTGGCGTAGCTCTGGATGCCTGGATGTTCCCTTTAGATGACGAGATCTTCCCCCGGGTGAAACAACCCATCTTCTTCATCAACTCAGAGAAGTTTCAGTGGGCGGGAAACATCAGTCGCATGAAGAAGCTGGACTCAGCCGTCATTCAGAGGAAAATGATCACGATCAG AGGAACAGTCCACCAGAGTTTCCCAGACTTCACCTTCCTGACGGGCAACTGGATCGGCAAGCTGATGAAGCTGAAGGGAGAGATCGACCCAGAGATCGCCATAGACCTCTCCAACAAAGCAACACTAGCCTTTCTGCAACGCCATCTTG GTCTACAGAAGAACTTTAATCAGTGGGACCCTCTGATCGATGGGCAAGACGAAAACCTCATTCAAGGAACTAATGTTACTGTGCTGCAGTCTGCCATCTGA
- the pla2g7 gene encoding platelet-activating factor acetylhydrolase isoform X2, producing MGNTCSNHLGIPPAKGPNAVGCTDFMMDHTVKGTFFRLYYPCQETENGEKPDWVPCKEYFNGLADFMKINRSLSERIFNHLFGSFKIPAYLNAPFKSNEKCPVVIFSHGLGAFRTLYSAICAELASQGFIVASVEHRDESASATFYFREKTESEKNKNVTKTSAPAQDNLVKEWMYYRSLQHGESEFPLRNKQVKQRADECILALDKLFEINSGIPVENVLQTQFDWTTLENSMDLCRIAAVGHSFGGATVVEALCKEVKFKCGVALDAWMFPLDDEIFPRVKQPIFFINSEKFQWAGNISRMKKLDSAVIQRKMITIRGTVHQSFPDFTFLTGNWIGKLMKLKGEIDPEIAIDLSNKATLAFLQRHLGLQKNFNQWDPLIDGQDENLIQGTNVTVLQSAI from the exons ATGGGAAACACCTGCAGCAATCATCTTGGGATCCCTCCAGCCAAGGGCCCTAATGCTGTGGGATGCACTGACTTCATGATGGACCATACTGTAAAG GGCACATTCTTCCGGCTCTACTATCCTTgtcaagagactgaaaatggcGAAAAACCAGACTGGGTACCATGCAAGGAGTATTTTAATGGTCTGGCAGACTTCATGAAAATCAACAGGAGTCTCAGTGAAAGGATTTTCAACCACCTCTTTG GGTCCTTTAAGATTCCAGCCTACTTGAATGCTCCATTTAAATCCAATGAAAAATGTCCTGTGGTTATCTTCTCCCATGGCCTCGGAGCTTTTAG GACTTTGTATTCAGCTATATGTGCAGAACTGGCCTCTCAGGGCTTCATTGTGGCGTCTGTGGAACACag AGACGAGTCAGCCTCAGCTACGTTTTATTTTCGTGAGAAGACTGAGTCAGAGAAGAACAAGAATGTGACTAAAACATCTGCCCCTGCCCAAGACAACTTGGTGAAAGAGTGGATGTACTACAGAAGTCTGCAGCACGGAGAGAGTGAATTCCCCCTCAGAAATAAACAG GTGAAACAGAGAGCAGATGAATGCATCCTGGCTCTGGATAAACTCTTCGAAATCAACTCAGGGATACCAGTGGAAAATGTTTTGCAAACACAGTTCGACTGGACGACGTTGGAG AACTCCATGGATCTGTGCAGGATAGCAGCAGTGGGGCATTCCTTTGGAGGAGCAACTGTTGTTGAAGCTCTGTGCAAAGAGGTCAAATTCAA GTGTGGCGTAGCTCTGGATGCCTGGATGTTCCCTTTAGATGACGAGATCTTCCCCCGGGTGAAACAACCCATCTTCTTCATCAACTCAGAGAAGTTTCAGTGGGCGGGAAACATCAGTCGCATGAAGAAGCTGGACTCAGCCGTCATTCAGAGGAAAATGATCACGATCAG AGGAACAGTCCACCAGAGTTTCCCAGACTTCACCTTCCTGACGGGCAACTGGATCGGCAAGCTGATGAAGCTGAAGGGAGAGATCGACCCAGAGATCGCCATAGACCTCTCCAACAAAGCAACACTAGCCTTTCTGCAACGCCATCTTG GTCTACAGAAGAACTTTAATCAGTGGGACCCTCTGATCGATGGGCAAGACGAAAACCTCATTCAAGGAACTAATGTTACTGTGCTGCAGTCTGCCATCTGA